The Lactobacillus sp. ESL0680 DNA segment AATATCAATTCCAGCAGGAAGTCGTATCAATGTAACTGATGTGAATGGCAAAACGGTTCAGTATAAGCGAGCCAGCAAAGGCTATACCGGTTATGCTAGTCATCAAGAACTAGCAATGGTGAGGGATGAGAAAGCGTGAGTTTGGGAACGGTTGACGACAGCGAGTTTAAGGCATTTACTGACAAGATTACGAATGCCGTAAATAGTGGTCAGTTAAAGCAAGCGATTGGTGAGAGTGCTGGTAGAATTGGTCAACAATCACTTAAGCAGTTTAAAGCTAATACGCCAGTTGATACTGGTACTTTAAGGCGTTCTTGGACTGTGTCTGGTCCGCATTATGGCGGCATGAGCTGGGACATTAAACTTAGCAACAATGCTGAATACTCGTCTTTTGTTGAGAATGGTCACCGAACTCGTGGTGGTGGCAGTTGGGTACCAGGACAATTTTTTATGGAGAAGTCAAAAACGCAAATCGAAAGTCAATTGCCATTCTTGATTACACCAGTATTAGTTAAGTTTAGGAACCTATTATCATGACAATTACAGAGCGCATAGCAAATGAAATAGCAGTGATCTTTCCAGATGCAGTAATTTATACAGAAAACCAAGACAGCAACTTTCAGGAGCCGTCTTTTTTTATCCAGAAAATTCTAACTGCAACTACACCACTGCTGTTTGAGAATCAGGATCGAAAATATCACTACCAGTTAGTGTATTTTCCTAATTCTGACCATCCAAATGCAGATATGGAGCGTGTGGAAGACAAGCTGTTAGATAAATTTACGCAGCTATCAGGTTTTGCCGATATTCATAATCGTGAATTTGACATTGATACAGCTAACACTGTGTTAGAAGTTAAATTCGAGGTTTGGACTTGGGCAATTAAGCAAGATAGAACTATTAAACAAAGAAAGGTAGATGTAAATGGCGGAGTCAAAGAATGAGACAGTGCAGGAAAAACCGTTTAGCACTGTTATTAAGCAAGAAAACAGGTTTACGAAGAAAGCTATTCTTAATAGTAACCTGTTTGAAACCGTTGATAAAGATATCTTACGAACTGTTTTAAACGATAGTAAGACATACACGGTTGAAGAATTACAAGCAGCAATTAAGAAATTTAAAGGAGGAATTTAAATGGCAGGCGGAACATGGAAAACGCAGAATAAGCGGCGTTCAGGAGCATATGTCAATGTTAAGGGCATTGCCCAACCGACTTCTGATTCTAGTTTAGGTAGAACATTAATATTAAGTAATGCGCAATTAGGCTGGGGCAAGAAAGGCGTTATTGAAGTACATAATGATAGTAACTTCAAAGAGTTACTAGGGACAACAATTGATGATCCAAAACTGATGGCATTGAAACAGGTACTAAAGGGGGCTGAAACAGTCCTCTTTTTAAATACCAACGATGGCGTACGGGCAAGTTTGTCTGATCCAGCATTACCTTGGAAGTTCGAAGCAACTTACCCCGGAACTAAGGGTAATGACATCAGTATTTCAGTTGAAAAGGATCCAAATAATACGACTAATATCACAGTTACAACACTGTTTGGTACTGAAATTGTTGATGAGCAGACAATTACTACGACAACAGGCAATAACTTACTTGCTAATGATTATGTTATTCCGACAATGACTGAACAGGATAATGGTCAAGCTAAACTAGAAGCAATTAGTGCAGCAGCCAGCTACAAGTTAACTGGTGGGACAACAACGCCAGCTAATACCGAGGACCTGATGAGCGATGCAATGGAGACAGAAAACTATTCGGTTGTCACAACAGCTGGTTATCCAGAAGACAGTAATATTCATGCGTTACTGGTTACAACGGTTAAGCGTCTAAGAGATACCGAGGGAATGAAGATTCGCGGTGTGATTCCGGCAAGTTCAAGTATCAACAACGTCAATTACGAAGGCATTTCAGTTGTTGCCAATGGCTTAACGCTAAGCGATGGCACTGCTTTATCTGTGACTGATGCCACTGGCTATTTTGCTGGTCTGTCTAGTTCAGTTGATGGTTCAGCCTCACTGACTTATACAGAAATTGAAGATGCAATTAGTGCTAATCCACGGTTGAACAATGAGAAAACTATCGCGGCATTGAATGCTGGTCAGATTGTCTTTTCAACACGACCAGGTCAACGAGTTGTAATTGAGCAGGACATCAATTCACTGACTAAGTTTACTAAGGATAAGCCTAAGAGCTTCAGTAAGAATAAAGTTCTACGGGTATTGGACGAGATTGCGACAGATACTGAACAAGCATTTGAGAAATCTTACTTAGGCAAAGTTGGCAATAACGCCGCTGGCCGTGACCTGTTTAAAGCTAACCGAGTAAGCTATTTGCAAGGCTTAAACGACAGTAACGTAATTCAAGACTTTAGTGCAACTGATATTACAGTTAATCCGGGCGAAGACAGTGATTCCGTTGTTGTTGACTTGGCAGTAAAGCCTGTGGATGCAATGGAGAAACTCTACGTCACGATTAATGTAGGATAGGAGGAAGAACATGCCCTTAGAAGCAAGTGATTTTTTAAATGGTAGAAACGCGATTTCTACAAAAGAAGCAACTGTAACCTTAACGATTGCTGGACAAGTCTATAAGATGATTGAATGTAACGAGTTTACAGCCAAATTGGAAAAGAAGAAGGAAGATATTCAAACTCTCGGAACGCACTGGAAGCGGAAGAAGACTACTTCTATTGAAGGAACTGGAACGCTGAGCGGCTACCTGATTAACTCTAATTGGATTAAGCAAGCAATGCCGTACGTTCAAAATGGACGTGACTTGTACTTTGATATTACGTTAACGATTGAAGACCAAACGACTGATTGGGGTAAGCAGGTTGTTCAACTCAATAACGTCAATCTTGACACCATTCCGATTGCTGATTTCAAGGCTGATGATGGTGTAATGGAAGTCAAGTCTGACTTTTCGTTCGAAGGCTTTAGCTTAATCAATGAATTTAATGGCAGTTTACAATAAGGAGAATAAATTATGACTGAAAATATCAATGACTTTTTAATGAAGAACGTAGAAAATCCCGTTAAAACGGAAAACGTTAAATTTAAACGTTTTAAATCGCCGTTTAAAATTAAGTCATTATTGGCTGAAGATGTTACTAGATTGCGGAATCAAGCAACTAAGCAGACGTTAAACAGTAAGACACACCAATACGAAGCGCAAACTGACCAGAATAAATTTACTGATTTAATTGTTGAAGCAAGTGTGGTATCGCCAGACCTCCACAATGCAGAACTGATGAAAAGTTATAGTGTAGTTGATGGCGACGCAGCAAAACTACTGCAAAGAATGTTAACGATTGGCGAATACAGTGAACTTGCTGACCGGATTATGAAGATTTCGGGTATTGAAGACGCCGAAGCAGTGAAGAATACGGCAAAAAACTAATTGAAAACTCAGTTGGCGACTTTGGTGCTTATCACTACGTGCTTAATGAATATCATTGGACACCGAAACAATGGATAGAATTGAGTTCACGAGAACAAGCGCTGATTATTGCATCAATTGAAGTTCGTCAGCAGCATGAAAAAGAAGAAGTTGAGAAAATGAAACGGGAGAGCAAGGCGTAAGGTCTTGCCTCTTTTTGTTATTGCAAGAAAGGAGGTAAATATATGGGAGTAATTGAAACTACAATCCGCTTGAATGACGCTTTTAGTGGGACGCTAAGAAAGCTTGAATCAGGTTCGAGCGGCTTCGACAAGCTAAAGGGTGCCTTAAATGGTGGCAACATGTTTGGTAATGCGACAAAGCAATCTAACGGATTTTTCAAGTCAATGGTTGGCGCGCAAGTTGTCGGCAGTACGATTAGCAAAGGTATGGCGTTAGCTGGTAATGGTATAAGAGGTATGCTGCAAGAATTAAATCAATCAAGTATTGCTTGGCAAACGTTTGAAGGCAATATGCATCAGATTGGTAAAACCCCCGCACAAATTGCTAAAGCTAAGGCGTCTATGGCTGATTATGCAGCTAAGACAATCTATGATGCGACTGATATGTCATCTACTTATAGCCAATTAGCTTCTGTAGGTGTTAAAAATACTGGTAAGCTAGTAACTGGTTTTGCTGGTTTAGCTGCATCAGCCCAAGATCCAGTTCAAGCAATGAAAACTTTGAGTCAACAGGGTACACAAATGGCTGCTAAGCCAATGGTCCAATGGCAAGACTTTAGATTAATGTTAGAGCAAGCACCAGGTGGTATTTCAGCTGTTGCTAAAGCAATGGGCATGAGCGAACGACAGATGGTTGCCCAAGTTCAAAAAGGCACAATTAAGACTGATGAATTTTTTAAAGCGGTTGAACGAGCTGGTAACAATGCTAACTTTACTAAAATGGCCACAAAATTTAAAACTGTAGGGCAAGCAATTCAAGGAATTAAAGAAAATCTAGCTTATCAATTAATTAAGCAGTTTCAACGATTTAGTAAAGTAGGAATTGATGCACTTGATAAAGTCAACGATAAAATTAATCGATTTGATTTTAATAAATTAGGTGATAAGGCTATGGCGGTCTTTAACAAGATTAGAAGTGCAGCTAGTAATATATTTAAAGGCTTTAATTCAACTGGAGCATTGTCAGCAATACAAGGCATGTTTCAAGACATTGGTAAAACAATAGGTTCACTAAGTAAAAAAGCTTCATCTGGTGGTAAAGGAAATTTATTTACGCAAATTGGGAAAATAGGTGGTGGTGCAATTAGAGGAGCGGCTAATGCAATAGATGGCATAGCTAGAGCAATTAGCAAAATGGATCCTGGGACATTAAAAGCTTTGGGTGCTGCATTAGTAATTTTAAAGACAGGTATGAAAGGACTAGTATTTGGTGCATTAATAGCAGGATTAAATAAATTAGGTAAACTTAAACCCGACCAGATAAAGCAAGTTGCGACTGCTATTAAGGTTTTGGCAGGTGCATTTCTGGCTTTTAAAATTGGAAAGGGCATTATAAATACTATTTCTTCGGTTGGTAATGCGTTTGATAAACTTAAAGGTTTGAAAAACATTTTTGGCAAGAGTAAAGAAATTAAAACACCTAAAATTGAAGCGCCAGATATTAATGCTATAACTAAACCATTTGAAGGTTTATCTAATCTTGCAAGTGGAATTTTAAAATTTTCTGTTGCTTTGCTTGCAGTTGCTGCTGCAGTTTGGGTATTTGCTCAAGCTGCTGCTACATTGAATAGTAGCGGCGGATTAACAATGTTTTTAGGAATGATTATTGGTATTAGCGGGTTAATGATTGTGGCTTCAGGCCTTGGCTCGGCTTTAGAGATAGCTTTACCAGGTATTTTAGGCTTTTCAGCTGCAATTTTATTAATTGGCGCGGCAATAGCTATTGCAACTCCCGGTATTAGTGCTTTGTCGGGATTAGTAAGGTCAATTGGTAGTGCAGTAACAAGCGTTATTAATGCAATAGCTGGCGCTTTGCCAGGAGTAGTTGCTGTAATTAATTCGGTAGCTTCTGGAATAAAAAATATTATTTCTCAGTTAGGACAATCAATTTCTCAGGCAGTCAATTCGATAGGGCAAAATGTCGGTCGAATAGCGAATACCATTGGTAAGTCAATTTCTGGAGTAATAAATAGCGTTGGACGATCAATTTCGAATGTAATTAAGTCCATTACAGGTGGAATTAAGGGAATTCTTGAGGGAATAGCTGACACCATTAAATCTGTTGGACAATCCGCAAAATATGCTGGTCAAGGTGTGAGTTTAATGGCTAGTGGTATGAAAGAACTATCTGGAATTGGTATAGGTAGAGTAGGTGCTATATTTGCAGAAATTGTGACAGGAGCTAAGAAATTAGGTGATACAGGTTCAAATGTTTCGAAAGCAGGTAACGGTGTGTCTAGGTTTGTTTCTGGATTAAAATTAGCTGCTTCTGCTTTAAAATCATTAAAAGCTAATAGTAAAATTTCAATTAGTATAAAAAAGCCTAAAACTTTTAAATTACAATTACCTAAAACTAAATCCTTACATATTACAATTGCCAAACCAAAAATCCCAACACCTAAAGCGCCAAAGATTAAAACTTTGCACGTTAAAGTCGCAAGACCGGTTATTCCCCAGCCTAGAATGCCTAAATTGAGAAACATTCCAGCCCCTCATGTAGGCAGACCGTCAATGGTAGGTGTTGTTTCTGCAGTTAGATCAGGTATGAATCAAGCAGTATCAGCCGTAAGGAGTGGTGGTAATCGGATGGTTGCCGCTGTTCAATCGGCTGTTTCAAGAGCTGCTGCTGTTGCTAGAAGTGGCGCAGGTGCAATGCAATCAGCCGGAGCTATGATTGGCGCTGGACTTGCTGCCGGAATACGTTCAGAAATTGGTGCAGTAGCTGCGGCAGCCGATGCATTAGTTGCACAAGCTGATCGGGCGGCACGTGCAAAAGCAAAAATTCATTCACCATCAAGGCTATTTGCTGAAGTTGGTAGTTTTATCGGTCAAGGTATGGCTTTGGGAATGAATAAAACTACCGGTTTAGTTAGTGCTGCAGGAGCAGGATTAATTGATGCCGCCAACACTGGTAGCAGTGTGGGTGTTAATTATACTGGTTCTGGCTCAATTACACCGGCCAGCTTGACACGCAGTCAGGTATTTTCTACTCGTAATAACAGTAGTAATAGTAGCCACGCTGTTACGATTGCCAAAGGTGCCATTGTAATTAATGGCTCAAGCAAACCACAACAAACGGCTGATGAAATTATGACAGCTATTGAAAAGCGCATGGTTGAAATTGATAATAGGAGGCTTTAATGGACAATAACGATAAGTTCGCCGTGTATCTAACCAACTATGCTAATAATGAGACTATTGAATTACCGCTTAATCCAAGTGACCTAAAAATCAAGTATGAGTCTGATGATAAGACGCAAACGGTAATTAATCTGGGTGAAATCAATCAACTTGGCCCACTGAAACTTAGTACTATCGAAATAGAAAGTACGTTTCCTAAAGACGACCATTTTGTTTCAACTGCTGATTTTCAAGAGCCAACCTATTACATTGATTGGCTGAAAGAAATTCAGAAGAGTAAAGGTCGAGTACAGCTGGTAGTTGCTTCGACTGAATTAAGTAGGACAATGACAATTGCTAGTTTTGAACCGGGCTTTAAAGATGGCTATGATGGCGAATATACTTATACTTTGGAACTTAAGGATTACCGCAAGGCGAGCTATAAGAAAGTTAAGAAAAAGAAGAAAAAGCGTAAGTCAGGTCATAGCAAGCACCGCAATAGCCCTGCTAAGAAGATTGGCAGAGGCTCAACAGTAATTGTGAATGGTAGATTGCACTTAGATAGTGACGGACGTGGAGCGGGTGCTTACGAGAAAAATGCAAAGCGTAAGATTACCAACATTGCAACGGGCCACAAGTACCCAATTCATGTTTCAACGCTATCAGGTGGCGCTCGTGGTTGGGTCAAGAAAGGTGATGTGAAAAGAGCATGATAACCTTTTTTCAAATTTGGTCACGAGATAAAAAGAAAGGTTACGATGTTAAAAACATTGTCGCTAATCCGAAATGGACAACAGATCTGAACTTTTCTGCTGGGCAATTAGATTTTGATTTGGTTTATCAAGATAAGACTTACTTGCCAGCACTTGGCAGCATTGTTAAATTTTATTGGGATCATAAAAAGGTCTTTTATGGCTATGTTTTTAAGGCAGAACTTAAAAGCGATAAGACGGTTAATATTACAGCTTACGACAAGACGCGATATTTAAAGAACCAAGATTCTATCGTGTGGAAGACAGGAACAATTGCTGACCGTTTTACTAATGTCTGCAAGCGAGCTGGCATCAGTCACAAAGTAGTTGACCGACCGAAGCATAAGGTAGCTGCGGAAGTTTGTGACGGTAAGTCATACTTCGATATGCTTAAAAGCGCAATCAAGAAAACATTGCGTGCAACAGGACACATGTATTTCATTTATGCTAATTACTCACGGATTGAATTGTGCCGAGCGCCGCGTAAAAAGCTTAAGCTGATTTTGGATGGTGACTCAGGGATGACAGATTTCACATATTCTAAGGACATTGATAACACGGCAAACGTAGTCAAAATCGTTCAAAAGAATGAAAAGAAATCCAAGTCTAAGACAGCCACAGCTAAGAGTGATGATCCTAAAAGAACGAGTTTTAAAACGGTAACTAAAAAGATGCCGAGCGTTAAGCGTTGGGGCAAATTGCAGATTACAGAAAACAAGAAAAATAAAGCTAATCATGCACAGATGGTTAAGCAAGCGAAGAATGTTTTGAAGCAAAAAGACTTAGCCAATAAAACTTTGACGATAGATTGCATTGGCAACCTTGATTTAGTGGCAGGTAATTCGGTTGAAGTAAAAATCAAAGGCTACAAGACGATCAAGAATTGCGGTATTTTAAAGGCAACGCATAATTTTGGTACAGATTATAATTGTGAATTAGAAATGAAGGTGATGTCGTCATGGCTGGCGAGCGACTCTGGCGAATGATGCATGAGCGTGGCGGTTCAGATAATGAATACTGTGACATTGTTTATGGCACGGTTGATTCAGTTGACCCACTGAAAGTGCAGTTAGCTAACGACATGATTTTGACCGATGATTTTATCGTTCTGGGCAAAAACATCGGCAAGATTGTACTAGATTCTAAGGCTAAGATTTATGCGCATAGTGACCAGGTGGGTAGTGTTTCGGGTAATCGTCCAGAAATTATTGAGAAGGTTAGATATGAATTGGACAATAGTTTAAAGGCTGGTGATAAGGTGACCATGATCCGTATGGATGGTGGTCAGCAATTTTATCTATTTGAACGTGAACCGAAAGTCAAATTGAAATTGACATAGTAAAATAATTCTCTTTTATATATAATGAAAATGTTGGCTGAAAAACCAACTAGCCTATAAGTAGGAAGTGAGTTAGATGACTCGCAGAGATTACCGTAAGGCAAGCAAAAAAGCCAACCGCAAGGTAAACTTTAATCGGTTTACTAATGTGGTTAGCTTTCTAGCGAGTCTTGCAACAATCTTGAGCTTGTTACTCCAATTGTTCCAACTTTTTAGGTAACAAGCAAAGGGGAAGCGGGAACGTTTCCCTTTTGCTGTAATTATAGCAAAAACTAAGGATTATTCAAATGAAAAAACATGAGACTCGATGGCAAATAATAAAATTAATCTTGGATATAATTATTATAATTTTGGCAGGGATTCTTATTTACGAAAGAATAAGGAGGTGGTAAGTAGTGGACGATGATGATGTGATTATTGATGAAGACGACGACTTAGATACAGTTGACGAAGACCAAGATAATGATGAAGAAGTAGAAGAAGATCAACCGACTTTGACTTTTTTATTAAAAATGGACGAATTCGTAATAAAGTTGACGAATTATCAGCAATGGTTCAGGCAGTCGATAAAATCTTAAAAACTGAACGCTTTGTCTATCCAATTTATAGTGACCAGTACGGCAACGACTTACCAGATTTATTCGGTAAGTCGTTTTCTTATGCTCGTGTTGAAATCAAGCGAATGCTGAAAGAAGCACTACTTGATGATGACCGAGTAACTAAAGTGACGATTGACAGCATTAAGCAGTCGGACAGCACTACACTCGCAGTGACTGGAATTTGCACCACAATTTATGGGGATGTGCCAATAGAAAGTGAAGTGAAGATAAGTGACACCAGATGAGTTAGCAGCGGAATTTGAAGAACACGATGTAGATTATTATATGGAAGAAATGCTGGATGCAGTACCAGACAACATTGATAAGCGTGAGGGTTCGGTAATTTATGACGCAATTGCACCTGCTGCTTTGGTTATGGCACAAGAGAATCAACGTATGGCAATGATTATCAAGGAGACATACGTGAGAACCGCTGAGGGTGAATTCTTGGATTATCGGGCGCAAGAGCGAGGTACTAATAGATACCCAGCGACGCAAACAGAGGTCAAAGCGAAGATAACTGATAGCGACGGCAATGCAATTAATAATGTAGAAATAGGCGACCAATTCGCAAGTGTTGGTGAAACGCCTATTTTTTATACCGTCACACAGATTTATGATGACTTAACGGTTGCAATGACTGCTGATGATCCGGGAACAACTCCTAATGGCTATCTAGGACAAATTCTACCAGTTACGCCAAATGATGAATTGTCCTGGGCAGAGATCACAGAAATTATTGCACCAGCACGCGATGAAGAAACTGACGACCACTTACGAGCAAGACTGTTGGGCTCAGATGATTGGATTGCCTACGGTGGCAATGTGGCGGATTATCTAGCAATGACTAGCAAGATTACCGAAGTAGGTGCAACGCAAGTTTATCCCGTTTGGAATGGTGCAGGAACAGTTAAGCTGGTCATTCTGAATAACGATTTAATGCCAGCTAATCAAGATTTAATTACAAAGGTTAAAAGCCTGATTGACCCTACCGACGGTGAAGTTCAAGGCTATGGCTTGGCCCCAATTGACCATCAGGTTACCATAACTGCACCCACAGCCTTTACCGTTGATATTGCGACAAACATTCAGATTGACAGTCAGCATAGTGTAGACGTAGTTAAACAGCAAATTAATGACCAATTATCCGAGTACTTTAAGAATTTGCGAGCAAGCTGGAATTTAATTGATCCTAAGACAGGACGCGGTTATGCTATGATGATTTACCGATCGAAAATATTGTCGCAAATTATGCAAATTGAAGGCGTGATGAACGCCACAATTCCTAGCTTGAATTGTGCGGATAGCGATATTAAGTTAGTGTTTGATAATGATACTTCGCAATTACCTATCTTGGGGACGGTGACACTGAATGAGTAATAACTTGATGAATTATTTACCAGATTACTATCAAGACGTTTACGAGATGCAGGCAATTATGCATGCACACGGGCAGGTCTTAGATGAGTTTGAAAGTAAACAAATTCGGACGCTGCTCAATCAATTTGTGACACAGACTGATAGTAAAGGTATTGCGGTATTTGAAAATCAGGTTGGTGTGCAACCAAGTCCAGGTGATGATTTAGCTACTAGGCAGAATCGGGTGCTGATGCACTTGCTGCCACCTAGACCGATAACGATTAGATATTTGCGAGAATTGTTTAATACTTTGAAAATACCAGTCAATATCACAATTGATTATGGTAAGCGTGATGCAATTATTGAAGGTAATAGTAGCAGTATTACAGATGCTCAGATTGACAATATCAGATATATTCTAAATGTTTATTTGCCAGCTAACATGCTTTACGAAATCAAGATTGCTTTGAAGCAGGCATTGATTGGCACTGATTTATTTATTGGCATTGGTATGAAGTCAAAAGTAACAACGGTAGTAGATGCAAATGTGTCGCAGTTTTTTAATTAAGGAAGTGATGAAAATTGTCAAAATATAATAAGACCGTGCTGACGAATGCGGGGATTGATTTAGCTAGAAAAGTTAACGCTGGGCAGGCCAAATTCAGCATTACTAAAGCAGCTACTAGTTCAGAGAACTTGTCTGATAAAAGCATTGCTGATTTGCAGAACATGACTGAATTGCCCAGTGTCATGCAATACGGTGTGATTACTGATGTTGAAGATTCAGCGTTAGATAAAGATACCGTAATTGGCATGGACTTGAAGTTTAATAACAAGGACCTGGCACATGGCTACAGTGTCAATGCTATTGGCCTATATGCCAAAGAAGATGGTTCGGATAACGAATTTCTGTATGCTATCACGACAGCTGTTGATCCAGAACATATGCCTGACTTTAACAACAAGGCGATGTTCCAGTTCAACGTAACCATATATGTGGTAGTTGGACGGTCTAGCAATGTAACAATTAATGTTACTGAAGAAGGTGTTGCTGCTAAGAAATATGTTGATGACGAGCTTGAGAAAAAGGTCGATAAGACTACTTATGATAAGGATAAGAAGCAACTTGAAGACGGCATTAAAGATGCTGGAAAAGTAGACAGTGTAAACTTAATTAAGCCGGATCCTATTTCTAAAAACGTTTCGCTTACTTCTGAAAATATACCGCACTACAATAGTTCGGTTAAACAAACACTAGATAGTTTAAACAACGGTAAAGCTGAAACAGTAAATGGCATTGCAGTAGACGGTAATAAAAATATTAGTGTTCCTGTATTTGCTAATAATTTGCTTGAAGGTACAAGTGACCAATTACAATCTATTGGTGGCAATGGACTTTTAAGCCAAACGAAAGTTCCAGTAACAGTTGGTGACATTATTACAGCTACAGTTTGGATTGATAATTCCAACGGAACTGATGATGAAAAAATCTCTGTTTGGGCGTTGAACAGTACGAGCACATCACTTTTTATGGTATCGGGTAATGTGATATCTAAAGGAGCACAAGGCTGGTCAACAGTGAAAACTACTGTAAGCAATTCTAGTGCTGCTTTTTATACAGTACATATCAGTGGACCAGCTACTAGTTACAAAGAGACAAAGCTTGCTAAGTGGCAAGATGCTAATACGTCACCAGATATGACATGGTTGCCGAATCCTGATGATAAAGCAAGTAAGCAGGATGTGACAGATGCGGAAAGTAATGTGAAGCAATATGCAGATAGTGCTGCAAAAACTGCTCAGTCTAATGCCGAGCAGTATGCTAATGAAAAATTTAGTCAGGTGCCTAAAACTGACTTATCAAATTACTACAATAAGCAAGAAACCGATAAGCAGATTACAAATGCAGTAAAGGTTACCAGTATTAACGGTGGCACTGGTGACGTAAAAATTGGTGGGACTAACTTATTCATTAAATCAACACTTCAGCATGGTTGGCTAGACCATAACCAGACGGATAATGGTGGCATTTCAAACAGCGAAGCAGACTATCATACGGACTATATTTATGTGGCAGGTAAAGAAAATTTTACGCTGACTTTCTACCAGCCAAGTGATTATTTAAAAAGCCATTACTTTAATGCTCAGATTGACCTATGTGATGGTAATAAAGCTTGGCTTGCTAGCGTAAATACTGGTTCTGGTAACTGGTCAGTAAATGATGACAAGATTTACTTACAGTTTAGCGCAGTACCAAGCACGGTCTATATCAGAGTGTCTGTCAACTACGGTAATGATAATGAAATGCTTCAGTCTCATACTAAGCTAGAGTATGGAACAATCTTGACAGATTGGTCACCGGCTCCAGAAGATATGGTTACTGACAAAGATTTTAAGCAGTTTAAGCAAGACAATCAGAATGCTTTAAACGGCAAAGCTAACAGTAATGACGTTTACCAAAAAGTTGAAGCAAATAATTTGCTGGCACAAAAAGCTCCGTCAACCGTTGATGGTCATGACGTGGCACACTTACTGCACAACTTCATAAGTCTATGGGGCGGCGATGCTGAACGTGAGCCACAAATCAACGGCAATTCTACTCATTTTTTCGATCAAGTTGAGTTGGTTGGTAGGGTACTCACCTCCAGTGGATTTTTTGCAACAGACA contains these protein-coding regions:
- a CDS encoding DUF2577 domain-containing protein, translating into MAGERLWRMMHERGGSDNEYCDIVYGTVDSVDPLKVQLANDMILTDDFIVLGKNIGKIVLDSKAKIYAHSDQVGSVSGNRPEIIEKVRYELDNSLKAGDKVTMIRMDGGQQFYLFEREPKVKLKLT
- a CDS encoding putative phage tail protein, which translates into the protein MSNNLMNYLPDYYQDVYEMQAIMHAHGQVLDEFESKQIRTLLNQFVTQTDSKGIAVFENQVGVQPSPGDDLATRQNRVLMHLLPPRPITIRYLRELFNTLKIPVNITIDYGKRDAIIEGNSSSITDAQIDNIRYILNVYLPANMLYEIKIALKQALIGTDLFIGIGMKSKVTTVVDANVSQFFN
- a CDS encoding baseplate J/gp47 family protein yields the protein MTPDELAAEFEEHDVDYYMEEMLDAVPDNIDKREGSVIYDAIAPAALVMAQENQRMAMIIKETYVRTAEGEFLDYRAQERGTNRYPATQTEVKAKITDSDGNAINNVEIGDQFASVGETPIFYTVTQIYDDLTVAMTADDPGTTPNGYLGQILPVTPNDELSWAEITEIIAPARDEETDDHLRARLLGSDDWIAYGGNVADYLAMTSKITEVGATQVYPVWNGAGTVKLVILNNDLMPANQDLITKVKSLIDPTDGEVQGYGLAPIDHQVTITAPTAFTVDIATNIQIDSQHSVDVVKQQINDQLSEYFKNLRASWNLIDPKTGRGYAMMIYRSKILSQIMQIEGVMNATIPSLNCADSDIKLVFDNDTSQLPILGTVTLNE